One Brassica napus cultivar Da-Ae chromosome C4, Da-Ae, whole genome shotgun sequence genomic region harbors:
- the BNAC04G02600D gene encoding uncharacterized protein BNAC04G02600D has translation MPPSSTQSLTVAAAKTLRNRIFSRSGSTSAGPSRWATPGHEERPKGYFMNRTPPPPGQSRKWEDWELPCYITSFLTIVILGVGLNAKPDLSIETWAHQKALERLEMERLAGDSSD, from the coding sequence ATGCCGCCGTCGTCGACGCAGTCATTGACCGTCGCAGCAGCGAAGACGCTACGAAACCGGATATTCTCCAGGTCCGGATCCACATCCGCCGGCCCGAGCCGCTGGGCCACGCCGGGCCACGAGGAGCGGCCCAAGGGCTACTTCATGAACCGCACTCCTCCGCCGCCGGGGCAGTCGCGCAAATGGGAGGATTGGGAGCTTCCTTGTTACATCACGAGCTTCCTCACGATCGTCATCCTCGGGGTCGGGCTCAACGCCAAACCTGATCTCTCGATCGAGACCTGGGCTCATCAGAAGGCCCTGGAACGTCTCGAGATGGAGAGGCTCGCCGGAGATTCTTCCGATTGA